DNA sequence from the Thiobacillus sp. SCUT-2 genome:
GGCCTCGGTGGCGATCGCCTCGATCTCGGGCACCACGAGCTGCGGTTGCTCCGCTTCGATCAGCGCGCGCAGCGCGGCGCCGTCGGTCATGTCGATGACGTGCGCGCGATGCGCGACCTGGTGCCCGGGCGCATGCGCATAGCGGTCGACGGCGATGGTTTCGACGCCCAGGCGCTGCAGGGCGATGATGACTTCCTTGCCGAGTTCGCCCGCACCCAGGAGCATGACGCGGGTGGCGGAAGGCGAGAGGGGCGTGCCGAGGCGCATACGGAGATCCAGCAGAACCGAAAAAACAGATTTTACCGCGGCTTACAGGTAGTCCTCGATCGGCAGCGCCTGCAGGATGCGCAGCAGGCCGCGCTGGATCGGAGTGGTCTCCGGCTCGAGGTCGAAGGTGCGCGGGGTGCCCTGGTGGACGTCGGTCCACTGCAGCCGCCTCACCGCCTTGGCGCCGACGGTCTCGACCACCAGGCGGGGGCGGAAGCTGCGCTCGGGGCGCATGGCGTCCTCCGCGATCGCGGTGACCTCGCGGGCGATCTCGGGAGAATGGATGACCAGCCCCATTTCGGTGTTGAGCAGGGTCGAACGCGGATCGAAGTTGAAGCTGCCGATGAATACGTATTCGTCGTCGAAGACGAAGGTCTTGGCATGCAGGCTGGCGCGCGAGGAGCCCCGGCGCAGGTCGCGCAGGCGGCCCCCGATGGGTTCGGCCACCGGCTTCAGCTCGTACAGGTTGACCCCGGCTTCCAGCAGCGGGACGCGATAGTTGGCGTAGCCGGCATGCACGATCGGCACGTCGCTGGCGGAATACGCGTTGGTGAGCACGTCCACCTGCACGCCGCGGCTCCGCCAGTATTCGAAATAGGCCATGCCCGTGGCGCCGGGCACGAAATAGGGCGACACGATGAGCGCGCGCCGCGCGGGATTGAGGCCCAGGCCGGCGAACTGGCCGAGCAGCAGCTGCGAGGTGGCTTCGTGGCGCTTGAGTACCTTGTCCGGCGGGTCGACGATCAGGTCGGCGCGCGCGATGCGCCACGGAATCGTGCCTTGCAGGAGCCCCGGCAGCGGGTCGGCCGCGGTGAGCGCGCGGCCGTACTCGCTGTCCAGCTGCTGGGCCCTGAACGTGACGAGGCGCTCGATGGTGCGCTGCAGCCGCTGCTCGCTGGTCCTTACCGGCAGGGCGGAGGCGGGGACCGCGGCCTGGCTGTTCCAGTAGGCGTCGAACGCGTGCGACATGGCGTCGACGACCGCGCCTCCCGCGAGGACGTCGAGGTCGACGAAGGCGACCCGGTGGTCGGCGCCGAAATATTCGTCGCCGATGTTGCGCCCGCCGGTGATCCCGAGCTGGTTGTCGGCGATGAAGAGCTTGTTGTGCATGCGGCGGTTGAGGCGCACGCGCTCGCGCAGCGCCTGCCAGCCCTTCACCAGGAGGCTGGTGCTGCGGGTGTGGAAGGGGTTGAACAGGCGCACCTGGATGTTCGGATGGGCGTTGAGCGTGGCGAGTCCGAGGTCCTTGTCGGCGGCGTCGATGTCGTCGATCAGCAGCCGCACGCGCACGCCGCGTTCGGCCGCGGCCAGCAGCGCGGCGGCGACCATCTTGCCGGTGGTGTCGTTGTGGAACAGGTAGTACTGCACGTCGAGCGTGCGGCTCGCGCGCGCAGCCAGCGCGAGCCGGGCGGCCAGCGCCGCCCGGTCGTCCTCCAGCAGGTGGAAGCCCGATTCGCCAGGCGGAATCCAGGCGGCCAGCCGCTCTTTCAGGGGGCTCTCTTCGCGGGTGGATATCGCCTGCGAGGGCAGGCGCCTGGCGTCGAGATTGAGGGTCGGGGCACAGCCGGCGAGCAGCGCCGCGGCCAGCGCGAGGCAGGCGAGCCGCTCAGGCCGTCTGCTCATCCAGCCGGTGCCAGGCGAAATGAGGGCCGGGATCGGTCTTGCGGCCGGGCGCGATGTCGCTGTGGCCGACCACGCCGCGGATCGGATAACGTGTCTTCAGGCAGGCCACGAGCGGACGGAGCGTGGCGTACTGGGCGTCGGTGAACGGGCGGTCGTCGGCACCCTCCAGCTCGATGCCGATGGAGAAGTCGTTGCAGTGCTCGCGTCCCTCCCAGTTCGACAGCCCGGCATGCCAGGCGCGCAGCGTGCAGGGCACGAACTGGATCAGTGCGCCGTCGCGGCGGACGAAGAAGTGCGCCGAGACCCGGAGGCCGCGGATGCCCGCGTAATAGGGATGCGCGTCCCAGTCGAGCCGGTTGGTGAACAGCTCGATCACCGCGTCGCCGTCGAAGACGCCCGGCGGCAGCGAGATGTTGTGGATGACGACCAGTTCGATCGCCATGTCCTGCGGGCGCGCGTCGCAGTTCGGCGAGGGGATGTGCCGGGCGGCGGACAGCCAGCCGGAGGCATCGAAATCGCAGGGTGGCGGGGGCGCAATCGACATGGCGCAAGCTTACTCGACCGGTGCCGAGTCTGGAAACATCGGCCGACAGTCCGTAGACTGCCGGTTTTTCAGGAGATCCGGGGACGCCATGACACGGCACGACGCGCAAGCAATGCTGGACCGCGCCGAGCGCATCGCCACCGAAACGGAGGTTCAGGCGGCGCTCGACCGGCTGGCCGCGGAGATCGGGCGCGAGCTCGCCGGGGCTTTCCCGCTGGTGCTGGCCGTCATGGGCGGCGCCGTGGTGTTCGCGGGCCAGCTGCTGCCGCGGCTGCGCTTTCCGCTCGAATTCGACTATCTGCATGTCACCCGCTATCGGGGCAAGACGCAGGGCGGCGAGATGGAATGGCGCGTGCTGCCCGGGCAGAACGTGGCCGGAAGGACCGTGCTGGTGCTCGACGACATCCTGGACGAAGGCGAAACCCTGGCGGCGATCCGCGACAAGCTGGTGCAGATGGGGGCAGCGCGCGTGACGTCGGCGGTGCTCACCGACAAGGCCAACGGGCTCGCCAAGCCGATCCGCGCGGATTTCGTCGGCCTGGAGGTGCCGGACCGCTACGTGTTCGGCTGCGGCATGGACGCCTACGGACTGTGGCGCAACCTGCCTGCCATTTACGCATTGAAGGACGCATGACATGTTAGCCATCATCGGCGGCACCGGACTGACGCAGCTCGCCAATCTCGAGATCACCCACCGCAAGGTGGCCCGCACGCCCTGGGGGGAACCCTCGGGTGCGCTCACCTTCGGCCGCATCTGCGGCCAGGAGGTGATCTTCCTTGCGCGGCACGGCTACGGCCACACCATCCCGCCGCACGAGGTCAACTACCGTGCCAACCTGTGGGCGCTGAAGGATCACGGCGTCGACCGCGTCGTTTCGGTGGCGACGGTCGGCGGCATCCTGCCCGAGCTGATTCCGGGCACCCTGGTGATTCCCGACCAGGTCATCGACTACACCCACAGCCGGGGGGCGACGTATTTCGTGCAGAGCGAGAAGCCGGTGACCCATGTCGATTTCACCTATCCGTATTGCGAGGCGATGCGCGCTGCGCTGCTGCAGGCGGCCGACAATGCCGGCATCCGCCTGCGCGCGGGCGGGGTGTACGGTGCGGTGCAGGGCCCGCGTCTGGAGACCGCGGCCGAAATCAACCGCATGGAACGCGACGGCGCCGACATGGTCGGCATGACCGGCATGCCCGAGGCCTACCTGGCGCGCGAGCTGGGGCTCTGCTATGCGACGGTGGGCGCGGTCGTGAACTACGCGGCCGGCCGCGGGCTGTCGGCCGACGGCATCCAGATGGAGGAAATCCAGGCGGTGGTCGGCGAGGTGATGCATCAGGTGCGCCACCTGCTCGAGCAGCTGGTGACCGACGACGCGGCAGGCCTGTGCGCAATCTGATTGCGCCGTGACGCGGGGACGATGAAGCTCTATCGCATCCTGCAGTCGCAGGGCTTCGGCTCGCGCAAGGGCTGCATGGCACGCGTGCGTGCGGGGGCGGTCGCAGTCAACGGGGCCGTCTGCGACGATCCCGAAGCCGAGATCGATACCACGGGCCTCGAGCTGACGCTCGACGGTGCCGTCTGGGCCTATCGCGAGAAGGCCTATCTCATGATGCACAAGCCGGCCGGCTACGAGTGCTCGCATCACCCGAGCCACCATCCCGGCGTCTTCAGCCTGTTGCCTGCGCCGCTGCTGCAGCGCGGCGTGCAGTGCGTCGGGCGGCTCGACCAGGACACCACCGGGCTGCTGCTGTTTTCCGACGACGGCCAGTTCATCCATCGCATGATCGCGCCCAGAAAACGCATCGCCAAGGTCTATCGTGCACGCTGCGCCGAGCCGGTGACCGATGCCATGCTCGAGGCGCTTCGCGCCGGCGTCCAGCTCAATGACGAGCCGGCGCCGATCGCGGCGCTGGCGTGCGAAAGGCTGGATGCGATCACCCTGCGCCTCACGCTCGCCGAGGGAAAATACCACCAGGTCAAGCGCATGATTGCCGCGGCCGGCAGCCGGGTGGAGGCGCTCCATCGCGAAGCGATGGGCGCCTTCGCACTGCCCGTCGACCTGGCTCCCGGCGCCTGGCGCTGGCTGGAGGCGGCGGACCTGCAACGACTGGAGCAAGCATGGCCATCCAACCCGTACTGAAGATGGGCGACCCGCGCCTGTTGGCGCAGGCACGTGCGGTCGAGGACTTCGGCTCGCCCGAGCTTGCCCGGCTGATCGTCGACATGCACGACACCATGCGCGCGCTCAACGGCGCCGGGCTCGCCGCGCCGCAGATCGGGGTCGGCCTGCAGGTGGTGATCTTCGAAGTCGCGTCGAATCCGCGTTATCCGGATGCCGAAGGCGTGCCGTTCACGGTCCTGATCAACCCCGTCCT
Encoded proteins:
- a CDS encoding phospholipase D family protein, which translates into the protein MSRRPERLACLALAAALLAGCAPTLNLDARRLPSQAISTREESPLKERLAAWIPPGESGFHLLEDDRAALAARLALAARASRTLDVQYYLFHNDTTGKMVAAALLAAAERGVRVRLLIDDIDAADKDLGLATLNAHPNIQVRLFNPFHTRSTSLLVKGWQALRERVRLNRRMHNKLFIADNQLGITGGRNIGDEYFGADHRVAFVDLDVLAGGAVVDAMSHAFDAYWNSQAAVPASALPVRTSEQRLQRTIERLVTFRAQQLDSEYGRALTAADPLPGLLQGTIPWRIARADLIVDPPDKVLKRHEATSQLLLGQFAGLGLNPARRALIVSPYFVPGATGMAYFEYWRSRGVQVDVLTNAYSASDVPIVHAGYANYRVPLLEAGVNLYELKPVAEPIGGRLRDLRRGSSRASLHAKTFVFDDEYVFIGSFNFDPRSTLLNTEMGLVIHSPEIAREVTAIAEDAMRPERSFRPRLVVETVGAKAVRRLQWTDVHQGTPRTFDLEPETTPIQRGLLRILQALPIEDYL
- the ampD gene encoding 1,6-anhydro-N-acetylmuramyl-L-alanine amidase AmpD, with amino-acid sequence MSIAPPPPCDFDASGWLSAARHIPSPNCDARPQDMAIELVVIHNISLPPGVFDGDAVIELFTNRLDWDAHPYYAGIRGLRVSAHFFVRRDGALIQFVPCTLRAWHAGLSNWEGREHCNDFSIGIELEGADDRPFTDAQYATLRPLVACLKTRYPIRGVVGHSDIAPGRKTDPGPHFAWHRLDEQTA
- a CDS encoding hypoxanthine-guanine phosphoribosyltransferase; this translates as MTRHDAQAMLDRAERIATETEVQAALDRLAAEIGRELAGAFPLVLAVMGGAVVFAGQLLPRLRFPLEFDYLHVTRYRGKTQGGEMEWRVLPGQNVAGRTVLVLDDILDEGETLAAIRDKLVQMGAARVTSAVLTDKANGLAKPIRADFVGLEVPDRYVFGCGMDAYGLWRNLPAIYALKDA
- a CDS encoding S-methyl-5'-thioinosine phosphorylase, giving the protein MLAIIGGTGLTQLANLEITHRKVARTPWGEPSGALTFGRICGQEVIFLARHGYGHTIPPHEVNYRANLWALKDHGVDRVVSVATVGGILPELIPGTLVIPDQVIDYTHSRGATYFVQSEKPVTHVDFTYPYCEAMRAALLQAADNAGIRLRAGGVYGAVQGPRLETAAEINRMERDGADMVGMTGMPEAYLARELGLCYATVGAVVNYAAGRGLSADGIQMEEIQAVVGEVMHQVRHLLEQLVTDDAAGLCAI
- a CDS encoding 16S rRNA pseudouridine(516) synthase, whose product is MKLYRILQSQGFGSRKGCMARVRAGAVAVNGAVCDDPEAEIDTTGLELTLDGAVWAYREKAYLMMHKPAGYECSHHPSHHPGVFSLLPAPLLQRGVQCVGRLDQDTTGLLLFSDDGQFIHRMIAPRKRIAKVYRARCAEPVTDAMLEALRAGVQLNDEPAPIAALACERLDAITLRLTLAEGKYHQVKRMIAAAGSRVEALHREAMGAFALPVDLAPGAWRWLEAADLQRLEQAWPSNPY